The proteins below are encoded in one region of Lonchura striata isolate bLonStr1 chromosome 1, bLonStr1.mat, whole genome shotgun sequence:
- the LOC144245910 gene encoding uncharacterized protein LOC144245910: MREASLSCLRVIEDKLDATAVLWKQGLGSLTSRVVGDPEASTGARTDWPLSGVSRRASPRLHRLCDPAARGRKAPFAASSTSGCSSLKKIAYLAGCRHLVLVRLRVWEQTPNGTRSAALPLPLRGFFVLTAVFLCTRMAARTSFTQKKQQKMSHCAQLVAATLSILLWLHVADGWVVPQPKENVWITLAKSLQQDNLCLAMGNVDNPLSTCLVGVPLVADDWPVSNSDLLRTTGRRPNPVDTWDEWTKILPNSKEEPQELDLLGSSTARYCVKFYYRRPSQNWHGIDLAKNTYRKDVTPISKKYNSQTWCNYTSQVISVSSTHPKTLPRGMFLICGDRVWSGIPSRLQGGPCSLGKLATLTPNRTQILDWKKERQLARTKRSYAQFDENCDSEIYDWGKTKRVAVSIFLPWYAAAKALGELSHLECWISKHANASSAALSDLLADQQTTRQATLQNRAAIDFLLLAHGHSCEDFEGLCCFNLTSRSTSIQANIQRIRTEVQDIKTETSAVDPVHKLLMQWGIPGWAASILKGLFWIFIIILLISVALTIFKKTLTKTLANIYLINKNGGDVGGDLGNCPPELPWEVTGV; encoded by the exons gactcggctctctgacaagcagagtggtcgGAGACCCAGAAGCctcaactggcgcccgaacagACTGGCCCCTCTCAGGAGTCAGCCGCAGAGCGTCTCCTCGGCTGCATCGGCTCTGTGATCCGGCTGCCCGAGGACGAAAAGCGCCGTTCGCCGCCAGTTCCACGAGCGGCTGCTCTTCGTTGAAGAAGATCGCCTACCTCgcgggctgcagacacctcgtCCTGGTTCGACTTCGAGTTTGGGAGCAGACTCCGAACGGGACGAGATCTGCAGCGCTTCCTCTCCCCCTCAGAGGCTTTTTCGTTTTGACAGCGGTCTTTTTGTG tactaggatggctgccagaacatcattcacccaaaagaaacaacagaagaTGTCCCACTGCGCCCAGCTGGTTGCAGCCACGctttccatcctcctgtggctgcatgTAGCAGATGGCTGGGTGGTACCACAGCCGAAAGAAAACGTCTGGATCACGCTggcaaagtccttgcagcaggataacCTATGTCTGGCCATGGGCAACGTGGACAATCCCCTGTCCACTTGCCTGGTAGGGGTCCCCTTGGTAGCTGATGATTGGCCGGTATCCAATTCCGACCTGCTCCGAACCACGGGTAGGAGGCCTAACCCGGTCGATACTTGGGATGAGTGGACCAAAATTTTGcccaacagcaaagaggaaccCCAAGAATTGGACTTACTGGGGTCCTCCACAGCTAGATATTGTGTCAAATTCTATTATAGGAGGCCAAGTCAAAATTGGCACGGAATTGACTTGGCCAAAAACACATACCGGAAAGATGTAACACctatcagtaaaaaatataacagcCAAACCTGGTGCAATTATACTAGCCAGGTGATTTCGGTTTCATCCACTCATCCCAAGACATTGCCCAGGGggatgtttcttatctgtggggacagagtatgGTCGGGAATTCCATCTCGGCTCCAGGGAGGCCCATGCAGCCTTGGCAAGCTTGCTACCCTCACTCCAAACAGAACTCAAATTCTagattggaaaaaagaaagacaattggCACGCACCAAAAGATCATATGCTCAATTCGACGAAAATTGTGACTCCGAAATTTAcgattggggaaaaacaaagagggtcGCTGTatccatctttttaccatggtaTGCAGCAGCTAAGGCCCTcggtgagctttctcacctggagtgTTGGATAAGTAAGCATGCCAACGCCTCGTCTGCCGCCCTCTCCGATCTTCTGGCAGACCAGCAAACCACCAGGCAAGCCACATTACAAAACAGAGCggctattgatttcctgctgctcgcccatggccacagctgcgaGGACTTCGAAGGATTGTGTTGCTTCAATTTAACATCACGGAGCACTTCCATCCAAGCCAACATCCAGCGGATCCGGACCGAAGTACAGGACATCAAAACGGAAACTTCGGCTGTGGACCCCGTCCACAAACTATTGATGCAGTGGGGCATTCCCGGGTGGGCAGcctccattttaaaaggactcttttggattttcatAATTATCCTTCTGATTTCAGTTGCCTTAACCATCTTCAAAAAGACGCTTACCAAGactttggcaaatatttatttaattaacaagaacgggggagatgtgggaggggacttgggaaactgtccccccgaattaccctgggaggtgacaggtgtgtag